The window TAAGTTCAGGGTTACAAGGAAAGAAAGAAAAAACATATACTTGTCATGCTGAACTTGTTTCAGCATCTGCTTGATATAAAACTAAATGCTAGAATCTTTTATAACATTTTCCCTGGCGGCTTTCCTTCTAGCTTTATCACCTGGACCTGACAATATATTTGTGCTCACACAATCCGTCGCTAGAGGCGCACGCTATGGAATCGCCGTGGCCAGTGGTTTGATCACTGGCTGCATTTTTCATACATCAATTGTGGCATTGGGATTTGCGGTAATCTTACGAGATAACGAATGGTTGTTGCTCCTTATAAAAATTGCTGGAGCAATATACCTTTTGTTTCTAGCCTACAAAGTTTATCAGTCCAGCGACAACATCAAGCTGGATGAAAGTGTTGTCAAACAAGATTCCTGGTGGAAACTCTACCGTATTGGAATTACTATGAATCTGCTTAATCCTAAAGTGACTTTGTTCTTTTTGGCCTTGTTGCCACAATTTGTAGTTCAAAATGATATTGCAGAATGGATTCAGATTTACATTTTGGGCGGCATCTTTATGCTGGTTTCACTTGCTACATTTTACACCGTTGCTTTTTTGGGTGGTAGTGTTGCAAAATTCATTCGTGGTTCTAAATGGTTTGCACCAGTAATGAAGTGGACACAGATTGTAGTTTTTGTGGGCATTGTGGTGGCGATATTCATCAGTTGATCTTTTTCAAACCGAAATAATTAGACTGGAATAAGAGTAATGACTTCCCTCAAGTCATAGACAAAAACTTATGCTAAGTACTATCTTTACCAGAATGGAAAAAGTGAAAATCATAGAATGTCCGCGCGACGCCATGCAGGGAATTAAGGATTGGATACCAACACCTACAAAGGTGCAATACCTTCAATCGCTGCTGCGGTGCGGGTTTGATACTATCGATTTTGGTAGTTTTGTGTCGCCTAAAGCCATTCCGCAAATGGTCGACACGACTGAGGTTCTCGCACAACTCGACCTTTCAAAAACCGATTCTAAACTACTCGCCATCGTTGCAAACCTACGTGGAGCACGAGCCGCTTGCGAGCATCCAGAAATTGATTATTTAGGCTACCCGTTTTCTATAAGTGAGAACTTCCAGATGCGTAACACGCATAAAACCATTGCTCAGTCTGTTGAATTATTGCAAGAAATTTTAGACCTCGCTTTCGCGAAAGGGAAAAAAGTAGTCGTCTATATATCCATGGGTTTTGGGAATCCTTATGGTGATCCATGGAACGTGGACATCGTAGGCGAGTGGACCGAAAAGCTGAGCGCGATGGGCGTGGAGATTCTATCGCTGTCAGACACAGTAGGGACATCAGATCCAGAGTCCATTGACTATTTGTTCTCTAACCTAATACCGCGATATCCTGCGATTGAATTTGGTGCCCATTTACATACCACACCAAACAAATGGCACGAAAAAGTCGATGCCGCCTACAAAGCTGGCTGCCGCAGGTTTGATGGAGCCATTCAAGGTTTCGGTGGTTGCCCTATGGCAAAGGACGAACTCACCGGCAATATGCCTACAGAGAAAATGGTAAGCTATTTCAATGCTGCAAAAGCCAACTGCAATGTCAACGCGATGCCTTTTGAGAGTAGCTACAATGAGGCTACTAAGATTTTTAGGCAGTATCATTGATATATTGATACCGCATTTCGAGAGCATTTCGACCAGCTCAATGTGGCACCTCAATGCTCGGTTTTGAGTACTTATCCGAGGTCTGAGGTTCTCGAAGACCGACAATATAAAAACTGAAGATAAATTTTCATGCCAGTAGGATATATGTACATCTTGGAAAGCTCTGACGGTAGCTACTATACTGGAAGTACGATTCATTTAGAGGTTCGGCTAGGCTAACATAATGCTGGATTAGGAGCAAATCATACTAAGAAAAGACTTCCAGTAGAGTTGAAATATTTTGAAAAATACGACAGGATTGACACTGCATTTTATCGAGAGAAACAAGTTCAAGGCTGGAGCAGAGCTAAAAAGGCAGCTCTGATTGAAGGTAGGTTTTCTGATCTACCAGACTTATCAATTGCTTATCGGGATTTAAAAGATTTGGATAAATAAGTTAGACCTCTTGAATTAACAGGCCGCATTTCGAGAGCCTCAATGCTCAGTCACGAGTTCCAATCCGAGCCCTGAGGTTCTCGAAGGGCAATTCGGCAAAAAATTGTTTGTTTTAAGAGTAAAGTCTGGTTCTGGATTTAATCAAAGCAACATTTCGAGAGCATTTCGACGAGTTCAATTTTAACACGTCAATGCTTGATTGAAATTAATGATCGAGGCCTGAGGCTCTCGAAGGCCGTCTTGAGAAAACACCACTGTTAAACCACTTGCACATCAAACTAACAAGTGTTAGTTTCGTAAGGAATTAACGACCTATTTAGAGTGAACAAATTCCACGACATTCGATTATCAGAGGTTTACAAAGAAACTGAAGACACTACGGTTCTTGCATTTGATGTGCCAGAAGAATTAAGAGAAGACTTTGATTACCGTCAAGGCCAATTCTTAACCTTGCGAGCAACGATCAATGGCGAGGATGTGAGAAGAAGCTATTCGCTGTGCAGCAGTCCGCTGGATCAAGAATGGAAAGTTGCTGTTAAAGAGATTTTTGAAGGCAAGTTTTCTACCTACGTAAATCGTGAGTTAAAGACTGGCGATACCCTTCAAGTAGCTGCACCTAGTGGTGATTTTGGGATTGAGTGTGTGAATGAAAAGCAAACCAAAAATTACATTGCGTTTGCGGCTGGTAGTGGCATAACCCCCATGTTGAGTATCATAAAAACTCATTTACAGAGCGAGCCAAATGCCAAATTCAAGTTATTCTACTTGAACCGTATGGCAAAATCCATTATCTTCAAGGAAGAGATAGAGGCTCTGAAAAACAAATACTTAAGTAGGTTTGAGGTCTTTTATTTCTTGAGTCGCGAGCACAGAGACATTCCGTTGTTCAACGGTAGGTTTGATAAAGAAAAACTACAGCAATTGACTCAAACGCTTATAAATGCACCATATACTGATGATGCTTTTATTTGCGGTCCAGAGGAGATGATCTTCTTGATTAGAGATGAGTTGGTCGCAGCAGGAATGAAGAAAGAGAACGTTCATTTTGAATTGTTCGTCAGCGGTTTGAGCGATGCAGATAAAGCCAGAGCCGCCGCAGCTCTAGAGAAAAAAGTAGATGGTGTGGACGTGACCATTATAGATGGAAGTAAAGAATTCCATTTTGTGCTGGGTGATGACCACGACAATGTTTTGGACGGTGCGATTGCCGCGGGAGCTGATTTGCCATATGCCTGCAAAGGCGGCGTTTGCAGCACCTGCAAGTGCAAGGTAGAAGAAGGCAGTGTAGAGATGAAAGTCAATTATGCGTTGTCTGATGAGGAGGTCGACAAGGGGTATGTCCTAAGTTGTGTAAGCGTTCCAACCAGTAAGAAATTAGTAGTGAATTACGATGTTTGATGCCATGCTGAACTCATTTCAGTACCTCAAGACTAGAAACACAATGTTGATGTTAATTTCGCTTTCGCGAAAGCGGAACAATTTATGAGCATTTAAACATACAATAAGCAAAGCCGTCCTGCGATGGCTTGACGATAACAAGAATGAGAACCATGTCAGTTCGAGCGCAGTCGAGAACAGTTTGACAATTAAAAATAGAAACCATGAGCGAAGCAGAAATCAAGAGTCTAGAAGAGCAATTTGATGCAAAAATTGCTCGAGACGAGAAAATAGAGCCAAAAGACTGGATGCCAGAAAAGTATCGCAAGACACATATCAGGCAAATATCCCAGCACGCGCATTCTGAAATTGTCGGGATGTTGCCTGAAGGCAACTGGATTACTCGTGCGCCATCACTGCGACGTAAAGTTGCTTTGCTGGCAAAAGTTCAGGATGAAGCTGGTCACGGTTTATATCTCTACAGCGCTTGTGAAACCTTGGGAATCACTCGCGAGCAGATGTATGAAGACCTACATTCTGGAAAGGCGAAATATTCTTCCATATTCAATTATCCGACAGTTACATGGGCAGATATGGGTGCCATAGGCTGGTTGGTAGATGGTGCTGCCATCATCAATCAAGTGCCGTTGTGTAACACCTCTTTTGGACCATACGCTCGTGCCATGGTACGTGTTTGTAAAGAAGAGAGCTTCCACCAGAGACAAGGTTATGAGATCATGTTGTCGCTTTGTAATGGTAGCGAGGAGCAAAAGGAAATGGCGCAGGATGCACTGAATCGCTGGTGGTGGCCATCACTCATGATGCTAGGACCAACAGATGCCGAAAGTACGCACACCGCACAATCCATGAAGTGGAAATTGAAACGTAAAACAAACGATGAGTTGCGCCAGCAGTTTATTGATCAAACCGTTCCACAAGCAGATATTCTAGGCTTGACTATTCCAGATCCAGATTTGAAATGGAATGAAGAAACTGGACATTATGATTTTGGCGAGATTGATTGGGATGAGTTCTGGCAAGTGGTCAAAGGTCATGGTCCTATGAACAAATCAAGACTTGATGCACGTAGAAACGCATGGGAAAATGGTGCTTGGGTACGTGAGGCAGCAACAGCTTATGCAGACAAGCAGCGAGAAGGAAAAGAAGAAGCAGCTAAAGCATCATAAATTTAAAGTAAGCCGTCTTAGGACGGCTTTGCTATTTTACAATATCTAATCATATGAGTAATTCAAACAAAAAAGAAATACCACTTTGGGAAGTATTCATTCGTTCCAAAAATGGTTTGGAACATCGTCATTGCGGTAGCTTACATGCAGAAGATGCCGAAATGGCCATGAACAATGCACGTGACGTGTACACTAGAAGAAATGAAGGTGTAAGCATTTGGGTAGTAGAGTCATCCAATATAACTGCCAGTAGCCCAGATGACAGCGGTTCATTATTCGAACCGGCTAGTGATAAGGTGTACAGACATCCCACTTTTTATGAGTTGCCGGATGAACTCAAACATATGTAAAAGCTTAGCTTTTTCATATGTCAGAGTTCAAATTTAAATTTAAACCAAAACTGAAATTTAAAAGGTATGAATAAGGCTTATGATTTAGAGGACAGATTCATAGATTTTGCCGCGGCTATCGTTTAGGAGTTCGATAAACCTTCAAAGACTTTTGCATCTAGATATTATGCTGAACAGCTTATAAGATCTTCTGGATCAGTTTCATTAAATTTTAGTGAGTTTGCAGGTGCTGGAACTGAACGAGATAAAATAAATAAACTTAGAATTTCGCTTAAAGAAATTAAAGAGTGTAATAACAATCTCAAAATTCAGCTAAAAGCAGGAATTGGAAATCCCGAATCTTTAAAGTCTTTACAAGATGAAGCGGAGCAAATTATTAAAATTCTAGTTGCGATAATAAACAAACGATAAAAGCCATTTAAATTTAAGTTTAGACTTAGGTTTAGATTTAAAACATCCAATACATTCATGGAAAAACAGCTATCATCATCAAAACCAATTCGGGAACTAAACCCACAATTCCTCGAATCAAAGGAAAACAAACAGCACCTTATCGATTATCTATTGGGTGTTGCTGATAATTACTTAATTCTTGGACAACGACTAGGGGAACTATGCGGTCATGGGCCCAACCTAGAACCAGACATTGCGATTACTAATATTTCGTTGG of the Nonlabens marinus S1-08 genome contains:
- the paaA gene encoding 1,2-phenylacetyl-CoA epoxidase subunit PaaA, with the protein product MSEAEIKSLEEQFDAKIARDEKIEPKDWMPEKYRKTHIRQISQHAHSEIVGMLPEGNWITRAPSLRRKVALLAKVQDEAGHGLYLYSACETLGITREQMYEDLHSGKAKYSSIFNYPTVTWADMGAIGWLVDGAAIINQVPLCNTSFGPYARAMVRVCKEESFHQRQGYEIMLSLCNGSEEQKEMAQDALNRWWWPSLMMLGPTDAESTHTAQSMKWKLKRKTNDELRQQFIDQTVPQADILGLTIPDPDLKWNEETGHYDFGEIDWDEFWQVVKGHGPMNKSRLDARRNAWENGAWVREAATAYADKQREGKEEAAKAS
- a CDS encoding LysE family translocator — translated: MLESFITFSLAAFLLALSPGPDNIFVLTQSVARGARYGIAVASGLITGCIFHTSIVALGFAVILRDNEWLLLLIKIAGAIYLLFLAYKVYQSSDNIKLDESVVKQDSWWKLYRIGITMNLLNPKVTLFFLALLPQFVVQNDIAEWIQIYILGGIFMLVSLATFYTVAFLGGSVAKFIRGSKWFAPVMKWTQIVVFVGIVVAIFIS
- a CDS encoding hydroxymethylglutaryl-CoA lyase — its product is MEKVKIIECPRDAMQGIKDWIPTPTKVQYLQSLLRCGFDTIDFGSFVSPKAIPQMVDTTEVLAQLDLSKTDSKLLAIVANLRGARAACEHPEIDYLGYPFSISENFQMRNTHKTIAQSVELLQEILDLAFAKGKKVVVYISMGFGNPYGDPWNVDIVGEWTEKLSAMGVEILSLSDTVGTSDPESIDYLFSNLIPRYPAIEFGAHLHTTPNKWHEKVDAAYKAGCRRFDGAIQGFGGCPMAKDELTGNMPTEKMVSYFNAAKANCNVNAMPFESSYNEATKIFRQYH
- a CDS encoding GIY-YIG nuclease family protein, whose amino-acid sequence is MYILESSDGSYYTGSTIHLEVRLG
- the paaE gene encoding 1,2-phenylacetyl-CoA epoxidase subunit PaaE; this encodes MNKFHDIRLSEVYKETEDTTVLAFDVPEELREDFDYRQGQFLTLRATINGEDVRRSYSLCSSPLDQEWKVAVKEIFEGKFSTYVNRELKTGDTLQVAAPSGDFGIECVNEKQTKNYIAFAAGSGITPMLSIIKTHLQSEPNAKFKLFYLNRMAKSIIFKEEIEALKNKYLSRFEVFYFLSREHRDIPLFNGRFDKEKLQQLTQTLINAPYTDDAFICGPEEMIFLIRDELVAAGMKKENVHFELFVSGLSDADKARAAAALEKKVDGVDVTIIDGSKEFHFVLGDDHDNVLDGAIAAGADLPYACKGGVCSTCKCKVEEGSVEMKVNYALSDEEVDKGYVLSCVSVPTSKKLVVNYDV
- the paaB gene encoding 1,2-phenylacetyl-CoA epoxidase subunit PaaB, with amino-acid sequence MSNSNKKEIPLWEVFIRSKNGLEHRHCGSLHAEDAEMAMNNARDVYTRRNEGVSIWVVESSNITASSPDDSGSLFEPASDKVYRHPTFYELPDELKHM
- a CDS encoding GIY-YIG nuclease family protein — protein: MKYFEKYDRIDTAFYREKQVQGWSRAKKAALIEGRFSDLPDLSIAYRDLKDLDK